From Peptoanaerobacter stomatis, one genomic window encodes:
- a CDS encoding ribose-phosphate diphosphokinase, translated as MNTSGSEIKIFAGNSNISLASKIAKGVGVELGQIEVKKFSDGEIAVNILESVRGKDIYIIQSTSEPVDTNLMELLIMIDAFRRASAGRINAVIPYYGYARQDRKAKSRDPITAKLVANLITAAGADRVVTMDLHAAQIQGYFDIPVDHLLGEPILAKAYKSRFYGRDDVVIVSPDLGSVTRARKFADSLGVGIAIIDKRRPRANVCEVLNIIGDVKDKNVIIVDDMIDTAGTLVNGANALEGFGAKDIYACCTHPVLSGEAISRIQNSPIKEVMVLDTIELPEKKKIDKIKIESVAPIFSQAISRIFSNQPISAIFS; from the coding sequence ATGAACACGAGTGGTAGTGAAATTAAAATTTTTGCAGGTAATTCTAATATAAGCCTTGCATCTAAAATTGCTAAAGGTGTAGGTGTAGAGTTGGGGCAAATTGAAGTCAAAAAATTCAGTGACGGAGAAATAGCTGTAAATATATTAGAATCTGTAAGAGGTAAGGATATTTATATAATTCAATCAACATCAGAGCCTGTGGATACTAATTTGATGGAGCTTTTGATAATGATAGATGCATTTAGAAGAGCATCAGCCGGAAGAATAAATGCTGTTATTCCATATTATGGATATGCAAGACAAGATAGAAAAGCAAAATCAAGAGACCCTATTACAGCTAAACTTGTAGCTAATCTAATAACTGCTGCCGGAGCAGACAGAGTTGTAACTATGGATTTGCACGCAGCACAGATACAAGGATATTTTGATATACCGGTAGATCATTTATTGGGCGAACCTATACTTGCAAAAGCTTATAAAAGTAGATTTTATGGTAGAGATGATGTAGTTATAGTTTCACCGGATCTTGGAAGCGTAACAAGAGCAAGAAAATTTGCTGACAGTTTGGGAGTAGGCATAGCTATAATAGATAAAAGAAGACCGAGAGCAAACGTATGTGAAGTGCTTAATATAATCGGTGATGTTAAAGATAAAAATGTAATAATAGTAGATGATATGATAGATACAGCAGGTACTCTTGTAAACGGTGCGAATGCACTTGAAGGTTTCGGAGCAAAAGATATTTATGCTTGTTGTACACACCCTGTATTATCAGGAGAAGCAATATCAAGGATACAAAACTCTCCTATAAAAGAAGTGATGGTACTTGATACTATAGAATTACCTGAAAAGAAAAAAATAGATAAAATAAAAATAGAATCAGTTGCGCCTATATTTTCACAAGCAATATCAAGAATATTCAGCAATCAACCTATAAGTGCAATTTTTTCATAA
- a CDS encoding TlyA family RNA methyltransferase gives MKKRLDVILVEKGLYPSREKAKANIMAGNVFVDNILSDKAGMLVDENSKIKLKDEAIPYVGRGGLKLEKAIKIFDIDLKDKICMDIGASTGGFTDCMLQNGAKKVYSIDVGYGQLDYKLRINEKVVCMERTNFRYLERNKVSDDIDFAVIDVSFISLRIIFPKLKEFLKDRFCVISLIKPQFESKREEVGKNGIVRDINVHKRVIREIIDAGIENEMYIKNLTFSPIKGQKGNIEYLAYFTDENVEFDNSFIDLTADASHNELD, from the coding sequence ATGAAAAAAAGATTGGACGTAATTCTTGTAGAAAAAGGTCTATATCCGTCGAGGGAAAAAGCAAAAGCGAACATAATGGCAGGCAATGTTTTTGTTGATAATATACTGTCTGATAAAGCCGGTATGCTTGTAGATGAAAACAGTAAAATAAAACTGAAAGATGAGGCTATTCCGTATGTAGGTAGAGGCGGATTGAAATTGGAAAAAGCTATAAAAATTTTTGATATAGATTTAAAAGATAAAATTTGTATGGATATAGGGGCATCTACAGGTGGATTTACAGACTGTATGTTGCAAAATGGTGCAAAAAAAGTTTATAGTATTGATGTAGGATATGGTCAATTAGATTATAAACTTCGCATAAACGAAAAAGTAGTCTGTATGGAAAGGACAAATTTCAGATATTTGGAGAGAAATAAGGTTTCTGACGATATAGATTTTGCAGTAATAGATGTATCTTTTATATCGCTAAGAATAATATTTCCTAAACTGAAAGAATTTTTAAAAGACAGATTTTGTGTAATATCTCTGATAAAACCGCAGTTTGAGAGCAAGAGAGAAGAAGTGGGTAAAAACGGAATAGTAAGAGATATAAATGTGCATAAAAGAGTTATAAGAGAAATAATTGATGCCGGAATAGAAAATGAAATGTATATAAAAAATCTCACATTTTCTCCTATAAAAGGGCAAAAAGGCAATATAGAGTATTTGGCATATTTTACAGATGAAAACGTGGAGTTTGATAATAGTTTTATAGATTTGACAGCGGATGCTTCTCATAATGAACTTGATTAA
- the recN gene encoding DNA repair protein RecN yields the protein MLKQLYIENFALIDKLELEMENGFTVFTGETGSGKSIMIDAISFAIGKRADKTFVRKGTNKSIIELIFFIKDNMKKLLENMLKEENIDIEDNIIILKREIYSDGRSLCKINSKNVNTSFLKKISSYLINIHGQNEFNELEETNHINILDSYIGIRKMKQFKEYISIYSSYIKLSKEYEDMYSNYDKEKNKRELELLKYQINEIEELKLKKGEDKNIEDRLEIMDKSVKISKCMNGLYEELYGKTNNILKVLRIYMQEFENFSDLDDNLKSISEKLNDEYYNIEELSYEVRDNLGRYDFDEDRKTILEDRYDEINRIYSKYAQGYDKLKEYLQNAYDEVEFYEKYEDKIKDIKRQMSQLDEKLKNISANITSIRTEKKTELEKLIVDELATLGMKNVAFDINISPLDTYNNKGNDNVIFLISFNKGEDTKPFSKIASGGEISRFMLALKNVISSEFEKTMVFDEIDTGISGLASEKVGKKLKDISRVRQVLCITHQGQIASYAQNHIEVFKTEEDDNTLTKAKILSEKERIVEIAKMMDASTDSIKSLEHAKELLSKNSR from the coding sequence ATGTTAAAACAGTTGTATATAGAAAACTTTGCACTTATTGATAAACTGGAGTTGGAAATGGAAAACGGCTTTACAGTTTTCACAGGAGAAACAGGCTCGGGAAAGTCCATAATGATAGATGCTATATCATTTGCTATAGGTAAACGGGCGGATAAGACATTTGTTAGAAAAGGTACAAATAAATCGATAATAGAGCTTATATTTTTCATAAAAGACAATATGAAAAAACTTCTTGAAAATATGTTGAAAGAAGAAAACATTGATATAGAAGACAATATTATAATTTTGAAACGAGAGATATACTCAGATGGACGAAGTCTTTGCAAGATAAACTCCAAAAATGTCAATACTTCTTTTTTGAAAAAAATATCTTCATATTTGATAAATATACATGGACAAAATGAGTTTAACGAGCTTGAAGAGACTAATCATATAAATATACTTGATTCATATATAGGTATTAGAAAAATGAAACAGTTTAAGGAATATATCAGCATATACTCTTCATACATAAAGCTTAGCAAAGAGTATGAGGATATGTATTCCAACTATGACAAAGAAAAAAACAAAAGAGAGCTTGAGCTGCTTAAATATCAAATAAATGAAATAGAAGAGTTGAAACTGAAAAAAGGTGAAGATAAAAATATAGAAGATAGACTTGAAATAATGGATAAATCTGTTAAAATATCAAAATGTATGAATGGACTTTATGAGGAGCTTTACGGGAAAACTAATAATATTCTTAAAGTACTTAGAATTTATATGCAAGAGTTTGAAAATTTTTCGGATTTGGACGATAATCTCAAATCTATAAGTGAAAAGCTAAATGACGAATATTATAATATAGAAGAACTATCTTATGAAGTTAGGGATAATCTCGGCAGATATGACTTTGACGAAGACAGAAAGACTATATTAGAAGACAGATATGATGAAATAAACAGAATATATTCAAAATATGCACAAGGCTACGACAAACTGAAGGAATATTTACAAAATGCTTATGATGAAGTAGAATTTTATGAAAAATATGAGGATAAGATAAAAGATATAAAAAGACAAATGTCACAGTTAGATGAAAAATTAAAAAATATTTCTGCAAATATAACATCTATAAGAACCGAGAAAAAAACAGAGCTTGAAAAACTTATAGTAGATGAACTTGCTACATTAGGTATGAAAAATGTAGCGTTTGATATTAATATAAGTCCTTTAGACACATATAACAATAAGGGCAATGATAATGTAATATTTTTGATTTCATTTAATAAGGGGGAAGATACAAAACCTTTTTCAAAAATTGCATCAGGTGGAGAAATCTCAAGATTTATGCTTGCACTTAAAAATGTAATATCTTCAGAATTTGAAAAGACTATGGTATTTGACGAGATAGATACAGGAATAAGTGGGCTTGCAAGTGAAAAGGTTGGAAAAAAACTTAAAGATATTTCAAGAGTGAGACAAGTGCTTTGTATAACACATCAAGGGCAGATTGCATCGTATGCACAAAATCATATAGAAGTATTTAAGACAGAAGAAGATGATAACACACTAACAAAGGCAAAAATTTTGTCAGAAAAAGAAAGGATAGTTGAAATAGCTAAGATGATGGACGCAAGTACAGATTCCATAAAATCTTTGGAGCATGCCAAAGAACTTCTTAGCAAAAATTCAAGGTGA
- the pth gene encoding aminoacyl-tRNA hydrolase: MYIIVGLGNPGLKYQNTKHNVGFMAIDILSKKLNIKVDKIKFKALIGEGQYKGEKIILVKPQTFMNLSGESVQQIMSFYKVEHQNLFVLYDDIDIDVGKLRIRQKGSSGTHNGMKNIIYLLGYDDFPRFRIGVSKPPQYMDLASYVLSNFTSEETNILSDVLDKCSEACLYAIEKGLDKSMNKYNIK; this comes from the coding sequence ATGTATATTATTGTAGGGCTTGGAAATCCGGGCTTGAAATATCAAAATACAAAACATAATGTTGGCTTTATGGCAATAGATATATTGTCTAAGAAGTTGAATATAAAAGTAGATAAAATAAAGTTCAAGGCACTGATAGGAGAAGGACAGTATAAAGGTGAAAAGATTATACTTGTAAAACCACAGACATTTATGAATTTAAGCGGTGAATCAGTGCAACAAATAATGAGTTTTTATAAAGTAGAGCATCAAAATCTGTTTGTGCTTTATGATGATATAGATATTGATGTGGGAAAGTTGAGAATAAGGCAAAAAGGCAGCTCCGGAACTCATAATGGAATGAAAAATATAATATATTTACTTGGATATGATGATTTTCCAAGATTTAGAATAGGCGTGTCAAAACCACCGCAATATATGGATTTAGCCTCATATGTACTATCTAATTTTACAAGCGAAGAGACGAATATTCTATCAGATGTACTTGATAAATGCAGTGAAGCGTGTCTTTATGCAATAGAGAAGGGTTTGGATAAGTCTATGAATAAATACAATATAAAGTAA
- the mfd gene encoding transcription-repair coupling factor, protein MDKFLNYLSETDEFIQMDRAISERNTPILLNGISTESIPFFLDYIYSAHKQKVIFITPSDIVAQDIYRELLRYNSSKIIILQSDELKFYQIDAINRDNEFQRISCLKKIYDNDYDILILSIASLLRKYMPKKYYEKNIIDIKISSNIDIYELTKKLVIAGYDRVRKIESKGQFSLRGSIIDIFPPDFSNPVRIEFFDDEVDSIRIFDLYSQVSIDKAEKVIIIPAREYIYPENIDKSLKNIENLLKDNTSEDIRIDIEKIQSKTYFKGLEKYIGFLYEEKDLSILQFIDKNCNIVLSEPNRVFEKIDNIYYEFFENYKSSLERGFALKGQDNIFIDKDSIMQKIYDYKLILTSEVTGNIKKIKTKAIFNFDVQSAPKYRGDINQLIVDINTYKDRKYKIVILLQEEKVIKNIISELESSDISAKYINSDKFDIESSDVFILKDNKTQGLILKKANFVFITNNDIFFRLSKLSTPRKRKNIKSERLKGFADLKKGDIVVHEVYGIGKFIGIEQKENDGIKKDYIKVSYKGGDFIYVPISQMDRVQRYIGNASDRISLTQLGSNQWKKQKQKAKKAVDEIAKYLIELYAERENQKGYAFSKDTVWQREFEALFPFEETQDQLKSIKDIKRDMENIRPMDRLICGDVGYGKTEVALRGIFKACMDQKQVAFLVPTTILAQQHYKTLSDRFENYPINVDVLSRFKTKKEQEKTVEKIKNGEVDVVIGTHRLLSKDVEFKNIGMLVIDEEQRFGVKHKEKIKQMKSNIDVLTLTATPIPRTLNMSLSGIRDMSVLEEPPNDRYPVITYVTEAREGIILDAIEREMARNGQVFFVYNSIENIDKMYNFIQKLVPSARIAIAHGQMSAIALEDIMMDYLEKKYDVLLCTTIIETGMDISNANTIIVYNADKMGLSQLYQLRGRVGRSSRQAYAYLMYEKDKVLTEIAQKRLKAIREFTEFGSGFRVAMMDLEIRGSGNILGEVQHGHIEEVGYDLYIKMLNDSFNRLKGKTVEEKVSTEVYLNVNAYIPDDYIEDEIQKMEIYKKIASINSKEDYFDIQAEIEDRFSDIPQEVENLLKISSIRSLGEKIRVVKISQKNRNIVYETKTQKFIQTLKTVKEDQMLKEIIEFMRKFL, encoded by the coding sequence TTGGATAAATTTTTGAATTATCTATCTGAAACAGATGAATTTATACAGATGGATAGAGCTATATCTGAAAGAAACACTCCGATTCTATTAAATGGAATATCAACTGAGAGCATACCATTTTTTTTGGATTATATATATAGCGCTCATAAACAGAAGGTAATATTCATAACACCAAGTGATATAGTAGCACAAGACATATATAGAGAATTGCTTAGATATAATAGTTCTAAAATAATCATACTTCAAAGCGATGAGTTGAAATTTTATCAAATAGATGCGATAAATAGAGATAATGAGTTTCAAAGAATAAGTTGCTTGAAGAAAATATATGATAATGACTATGATATATTAATTCTAAGCATAGCGTCGCTACTTAGAAAATATATGCCTAAAAAATATTATGAAAAAAATATAATAGATATAAAAATTTCTTCCAATATAGATATATATGAATTGACAAAAAAACTGGTGATTGCAGGATATGACAGGGTAAGGAAGATAGAATCAAAAGGACAGTTTTCGCTCAGAGGTTCTATAATAGATATATTTCCTCCTGATTTCAGTAATCCTGTAAGAATAGAATTTTTTGACGATGAAGTTGACTCTATAAGAATATTCGATCTATATTCACAGGTATCCATTGATAAAGCGGAAAAAGTTATAATAATACCTGCAAGAGAATATATATATCCTGAAAATATAGACAAGTCTTTAAAAAATATAGAAAATCTTCTAAAAGATAATACAAGTGAAGATATAAGAATTGATATAGAAAAAATACAATCTAAGACATATTTTAAAGGTTTAGAAAAATATATAGGCTTTTTGTATGAAGAAAAAGATTTGAGTATCTTACAGTTTATAGATAAAAATTGTAATATAGTATTAAGTGAACCTAATAGGGTTTTTGAAAAAATTGATAATATATATTACGAGTTTTTTGAAAACTATAAAAGTTCTTTGGAAAGAGGCTTTGCATTAAAAGGTCAAGATAATATTTTTATAGACAAAGACAGCATAATGCAAAAAATATATGACTATAAACTCATACTTACATCAGAAGTAACAGGAAACATTAAAAAGATAAAAACGAAAGCTATATTTAATTTTGATGTACAAAGTGCACCAAAATATAGAGGAGACATCAATCAACTTATAGTAGACATAAATACTTATAAAGATAGAAAATATAAGATAGTTATACTTTTGCAAGAAGAGAAAGTTATAAAAAATATAATTTCGGAATTGGAATCAAGTGATATATCGGCAAAATATATAAACAGTGATAAATTTGATATAGAATCATCAGACGTATTTATTTTAAAAGATAATAAAACTCAAGGACTTATATTAAAAAAAGCAAATTTTGTGTTTATAACAAATAATGATATATTTTTTAGATTGTCAAAGCTAAGTACACCAAGAAAGAGGAAAAATATAAAATCTGAAAGACTGAAGGGCTTTGCAGATTTAAAAAAAGGCGATATAGTAGTACATGAAGTTTATGGAATAGGAAAGTTTATAGGTATAGAGCAAAAGGAAAATGATGGTATAAAAAAAGACTATATAAAAGTTTCTTACAAAGGTGGAGATTTTATATATGTGCCAATATCCCAAATGGATAGAGTTCAAAGGTATATAGGGAATGCAAGTGATAGAATAAGTCTTACACAACTGGGTTCAAACCAATGGAAAAAGCAAAAGCAAAAAGCAAAAAAAGCTGTTGATGAGATAGCAAAATATCTTATAGAACTTTATGCAGAAAGAGAAAATCAAAAGGGATATGCTTTTTCAAAAGATACAGTATGGCAAAGAGAGTTTGAAGCACTTTTTCCATTTGAGGAAACACAAGATCAGTTAAAGTCTATAAAAGACATAAAAAGAGATATGGAAAATATAAGACCTATGGACAGATTGATTTGTGGGGATGTTGGATACGGAAAAACAGAAGTGGCATTAAGAGGTATTTTCAAAGCCTGTATGGATCAAAAACAAGTTGCGTTTTTAGTTCCGACTACTATTTTGGCACAACAGCATTACAAGACTTTGAGCGATAGATTTGAAAACTATCCTATAAATGTAGACGTACTGAGCAGATTTAAAACTAAAAAAGAACAGGAAAAAACAGTAGAAAAAATAAAAAATGGAGAAGTGGATGTAGTAATCGGAACACATAGACTTCTTTCAAAAGACGTTGAATTTAAAAATATAGGGATGCTTGTAATAGATGAAGAGCAAAGATTCGGAGTAAAGCATAAAGAAAAAATAAAACAGATGAAGTCAAATATAGATGTTCTTACGCTTACAGCAACACCTATACCAAGAACATTGAATATGTCGCTTTCCGGTATAAGAGATATGTCAGTGCTTGAAGAACCTCCAAATGACAGGTACCCTGTAATAACATATGTTACAGAGGCAAGAGAAGGTATAATATTAGATGCAATAGAGCGAGAAATGGCAAGAAACGGTCAAGTATTTTTTGTATACAATTCTATAGAAAATATTGATAAAATGTATAATTTTATACAGAAATTAGTGCCTTCAGCAAGGATAGCAATAGCACATGGTCAGATGAGTGCAATAGCATTGGAAGATATAATGATGGACTATCTTGAAAAAAAATATGACGTATTGCTTTGTACCACTATAATTGAAACAGGTATGGACATATCAAATGCCAATACTATAATAGTATATAATGCTGATAAGATGGGATTATCACAATTATATCAATTAAGAGGAAGAGTAGGACGCTCATCAAGGCAAGCTTATGCATATCTAATGTATGAAAAAGATAAAGTGCTTACTGAAATAGCACAAAAAAGATTGAAAGCAATAAGAGAGTTTACAGAATTTGGAAGTGGATTCAGAGTTGCTATGATGGATTTGGAGATAAGAGGCTCAGGCAATATACTTGGTGAAGTGCAACACGGTCATATAGAAGAAGTAGGATATGATTTATATATAAAGATGTTGAATGACAGTTTTAACAGACTGAAAGGAAAAACAGTAGAAGAAAAAGTTTCAACAGAAGTATATTTAAATGTGAATGCCTATATTCCCGATGACTATATAGAAGATGAAATACAAAAAATGGAAATCTATAAAAAAATTGCATCAATAAACAGTAAAGAAGATTATTTTGATATTCAAGCAGAAATAGAAGACAGATTTTCAGACATACCGCAAGAAGTTGAAAATTTACTTAAAATTTCAAGCATACGCTCACTTGGAGAAAAAATTAGAGTTGTAAAGATAAGTCAAAAAAATAGAAACATAGTATATGAAACTAAAACTCAAAAATTTATACAAACTTTAAAGACTGTAAAAGAAGATCAAATGTTAAAAGAAATCATAGAATTCATGAGAAAATTTTTGTAA
- a CDS encoding NUDIX hydrolase, producing the protein MLSDSNKIEKAENIVSQKEIYTGKYISLKVLTVEKAKGYSQRELIEHPGTILLIALTEDRKLVLNKIYRKSIDEYSTELPSKRIDSNENHLDVIKNEMLEELGYEVDNIKNVYSFYPSIAYSDEKVYMYVTDVRKVKDVNVCSTFSTMEVSLDLIKERFDELGIIDAKSIVGIDYILKEFNL; encoded by the coding sequence ATGTTGAGCGATAGTAACAAGATAGAAAAAGCAGAAAATATTGTATCTCAAAAAGAGATATATACAGGAAAGTATATTTCATTGAAAGTGCTTACAGTAGAAAAAGCGAAGGGATATTCACAAAGAGAACTTATTGAGCACCCCGGAACTATATTGTTAATAGCATTAACAGAAGATAGAAAGCTTGTATTGAATAAAATATATAGAAAATCAATAGATGAATATTCAACTGAATTACCGTCAAAAAGAATAGATTCTAACGAAAATCATTTGGATGTTATAAAAAACGAAATGTTGGAAGAACTTGGTTATGAAGTGGACAATATCAAAAATGTATACAGTTTTTATCCAAGTATAGCTTATTCGGATGAAAAAGTGTATATGTATGTGACTGATGTAAGAAAGGTGAAAGATGTCAATGTTTGCAGTACGTTTTCTACCATGGAAGTATCTCTTGATCTTATAAAAGAAAGATTTGATGAGTTAGGAATAATAGATGCAAAGTCTATTGTTGGAATAGATTATATTTTGAAAGAATTTAATTTATAA
- the glmU gene encoding bifunctional UDP-N-acetylglucosamine diphosphorylase/glucosamine-1-phosphate N-acetyltransferase GlmU, protein MSLQVVVLCAGKGTRMKSEKSKVMHEIMGKPMIEYVYEIAKEVSDKKPIFIVGHAKEQIESYFKDKVEYVHQDEQLGTGHAVILAEKNINENDDVLILYGDTPLIQASTIKKLIEDKKDDTPVTILTSMVDNPFGYGRIVKDINGDFVKIVEQKDANDEEKLIREINSGMSYISGKLIKENINKITNNNNQKEYYLTDLFEILKNNGNKISTFFIEQDEIMGVNSRTQLEDARKVMSKRINSFHMDNGVTLISPESIYIEKDVVIGRDTIIYPNNILRGKTDIGNNCILYAGNEIVDTVIKDNVTIRTSFLEESYVDEKTTIGPYAHLRPKSKLGKKVKIGNFVEVKNSIMGNNSKASHLAYVGDGDIGDNVNIGCGVVFVNYDGKHKNRSIVKDNAFIGSNSNLVAPVTIEEKGYVATGSTVTDNVPANSLCIARARQVIKAGWTAKKKLLD, encoded by the coding sequence ATGAGTTTACAAGTAGTAGTGCTTTGTGCAGGAAAAGGCACAAGGATGAAATCTGAAAAGTCAAAAGTTATGCATGAAATCATGGGTAAACCTATGATAGAGTATGTATATGAGATAGCTAAAGAGGTTTCCGATAAAAAACCTATCTTTATAGTAGGTCATGCTAAAGAACAAATAGAGTCATATTTTAAAGATAAAGTTGAATATGTTCATCAGGATGAGCAGTTAGGAACAGGTCATGCTGTAATTTTAGCAGAGAAAAATATAAATGAAAATGATGATGTACTTATTTTATATGGAGATACTCCACTTATACAAGCGTCTACAATAAAAAAACTTATAGAAGATAAAAAAGATGATACACCTGTAACAATACTTACAAGTATGGTGGATAATCCGTTTGGTTATGGTAGAATAGTTAAAGATATAAATGGAGATTTTGTTAAAATAGTAGAGCAAAAAGACGCCAACGATGAAGAAAAATTGATAAGAGAAATAAACTCAGGAATGTCTTATATCTCAGGCAAACTTATAAAAGAAAATATAAATAAGATAACTAACAACAACAATCAAAAAGAATACTATCTTACAGATTTATTTGAGATATTAAAAAACAACGGAAACAAAATATCGACTTTTTTCATAGAGCAAGATGAAATAATGGGAGTAAATTCAAGAACTCAATTAGAAGATGCAAGAAAAGTTATGAGCAAAAGAATAAACAGTTTCCATATGGACAATGGAGTTACTCTCATATCTCCGGAGAGTATATATATAGAAAAAGATGTAGTAATTGGAAGAGATACTATAATTTATCCTAACAATATATTGAGGGGTAAAACTGACATAGGGAATAACTGTATATTGTATGCAGGTAATGAAATAGTGGATACAGTTATAAAAGACAATGTTACTATAAGAACATCATTCTTAGAGGAAAGCTATGTCGATGAAAAAACAACTATAGGACCATATGCACATCTAAGACCGAAATCAAAATTAGGTAAGAAGGTTAAAATAGGTAACTTTGTCGAAGTTAAAAATTCTATTATGGGCAATAACAGTAAGGCGTCACATTTAGCTTATGTGGGTGACGGAGATATAGGAGATAATGTCAATATAGGTTGTGGAGTTGTATTTGTCAATTATGACGGAAAACATAAAAATCGCTCTATAGTAAAAGACAATGCTTTTATAGGCTCGAATTCAAATCTTGTAGCGCCTGTTACAATAGAAGAAAAGGGATATGTAGCTACAGGTTCGACTGTTACGGATAATGTGCCCGCAAACAGTTTATGTATAGCAAGGGCAAGACAAGTTATAAAAGCAGGATGGACTGCTAAGAAAAAACTTTTGGATTAA